One region of Acropora muricata isolate sample 2 chromosome 13, ASM3666990v1, whole genome shotgun sequence genomic DNA includes:
- the LOC136894906 gene encoding uncharacterized protein: MVYGLNSATGKYFCIWCYCTKAKICDFSIQDWPIERNLQQCIKNSAEKTTDGRKGSIHEPIISIPFTQVIVDTLHLFLRIMGLLFHQEKTSEQSYAKWIFKPIFEGTSQQKMSYKDVKKLWKGFSDLVEALDSEPGQENYKTPQQFKDHARMWARFFQVVHYDEDVTSYIHALVYHVPQFLEQCGALSIFNCQTVEKKNHQQSRMFHQGTQKGGWKSSYTKQVMVRENREIYARVNNLYRTKRTYQRWQHTEEEPGALHLYTHQNVEEGENVLCYLIFTLNV; the protein is encoded by the exons ATGGTCTATGGACTAAACTCTGCCACTGGGAAATATTTTTGCATATGGTGCTATTGCacaaaggcaaaaatttgtGATTTCTCAA tACAAGACTGGCCAATAGAAAGGAATCTTCAACAATGCATAAAGAACAGTGCTGAAAAAACTACTGATGGAAGGAAAGGCTCCATTCATGAGCCAATAATCTCAATACCCTTTACACAAGTTATTGTTGACACTCTTCATCTTTTTCTTAGGATCATGGGACTTCTCTTCCACCAA GAAAAGACCTCCGAGCAATCTTACGCAAAGTGGATCTTCAAACCAATCTTTGAAGGGACAAGTCAGCAGAAAATGTCATACAAAGATGTGAAGAAATTATGGAAG GGTTTCAGTGATCTGGTGGAAGCACTGGATTCAGAACCAGgtcaggaaaactataaaacgcCACAGCAGTTCAAGGACCATGCAAGGATGTGGGCAAGGTTCTTTCAAGTGGTACACTATGATGAG GATGTGACTTCATACATACATG CTCTAGTGTATCATGTCCCTCAGTTCCTTGAGCAATGTGGAGCCCTCTCCATTTTTAATTGTCAAACagtagaaaagaaaaatcaccAACAATCGAGAATGTTCCACCAGGGAACGCAAAAGGGAGGATGGAAATCCAGCTACACCAAGCAAGTTATGGTAAgagaaaacagagaaatttaTGCCAGAGTGAACAACCTCTACAGAACAAAGAGGACGTATCAGAGATGGCAGCATACAGAGGAGGAGCCTGGAGCTCTGCACCTGTACACCCACCAGAATGTGGAGGAGGGCGAGAATGTGTTGTGCTACTTAATTTTTACCTTAAATGTATAG